AATTGCTTTGATTATAACTACTATACAAAAAATGTAGACAAAATATTTGCAAGAACTTTTAAATAATAAATTAGGGGTTGTGAGTGAAAGTATTAAAAAGAAATGGTAGAACTGAAGAGTTAGATGTTTCTAAGATTAAAAAATATACTACAGATGCAGTGGCAAATTTAGAAAATGTTAGCCAAAGTGAGCTTGAAGTAGATGCAAAAATTCAATTTCGTGATGGTATAACAACAGAAGAAATTCAACAAACTCTTATAAAAACAGCAGTAGATAAAATAGATATTGATAGGCCTAATTGGACCTTTGTTGCTGCAAGATTATTTTTATATGATTTATATAAAAAAGTAAGTGGTTTTACTGGATATAAACATTTAAGAGAATATCTTGAAAAAGGCGAAAAAGAAGGTAGGATTTTAATTGGTTTAAAAGAAAAATATGATTTAGATGATCTTAATGCTTATATAAAGCCAGAACGCGATTTGCAATTTACTTATCTTGGTATAAAAACTTTATATGATAGATATTTGATTAAAGATTCTAAAGGCATGCCTATAGAATTACCACAGCAAATGTTTATGGCTATTGCAATGTTTTTAGCGCAAAATGAGCTAGATTCTCAAACTTGGGCTAAGAAATTTTATGACTTAATCTCAACTTTTGAAGTAATGCTTGCAACCCCAACTCTTTCAAATGCAAGAACCACAAGACATCAATTAAGTTCATGTTATATAGGAAGCACACCTGATAATATAGAAGGGATTTTTGATTCTTATCAAGAAATGGCGCTTTTATCTAAATTTGGTGGTGGTATAGGTTGGGATTGGTCTAAGGTGCGTGCTATGGGTGGAAGCATAGATGGACATAAAAACGCAGCAGGTGGGATTATACCATTTTTAAAAATCACTAATGATATAGCTGTTGCTGTTGATCAACTTGGTACTAGAAAAGGTGCAATTGCAGTTTATATTGAACCTTGGCATATGGATATTAACGATTTTTTAGATTTGCGTAAAAACTCAGGTGAAGAAAGAAGAAGAGCACATGAGCTTTTCCCTGCTTTATGGATTAATGATTTGTTCATGAAAAGAGTAAGAGCAAATGACAAATGGACACTTTTTGATCCTGCTGATACAGCAAGTTTATGTGATTTATACGGTGAAGAATTTGAGAAAAAATATGAAGAATTTGAAAAAGATGAAAGTATAGTCAAAGAAATTGTTGATGCAAAAGAGCTTTGGAAAAAAATACTTTTATCTTATTTTGAAAGCGGCTTGCCGTTTTTATGTTTTAAAGATAGTGCAAATAGAACAAATCCAAATTCCCACACAGGAATTATAAGAAGTTCAAATTTATGTACAGAAATTTTTCAAAATACAGAACCAAATTATTATCAAATCAAAATTGTATTTGATGATAAAACAGAACTCCATTTAGATGAAGATGAAGAGCTTGCAATAGATGGAGGATATAAAAAGCTAGCTAAAAAAGTTTCTACTTTAGATAGTATTAATGGTAAAAAAGTCTATATAGTAGAAAAATATAAAAACGAAGGAAAAACTGCAGTTTGTAATCTTGCAAGTATAAATTTAAGTAAAATCAACACCAAAGAAGACATTCAAAGAGTAGTGCCAACAGCAATAAGAATGCTTGATAATGTGATTGATTTAAATTTTTATCCTCATGTAAAGGTTAAAAATACCAACCTAAAATCACGTGCTATAGGACTTGGTGTAATGGGCGAAGCGCAAATGTTGGCTGAAGCTCAAATTTATTGGGGTTCTAATGAACATTTTGAAAAAATTGATCGCATTATGGAAATGATTAGTTATGAGGCTATTTTAGCTAGCTCAAATTTAGCCTTAGAAAAAGGAAATTATCCTGACTTTGAAGGATCAAACTGGAGTAAAGGTATAGTGCCAATTGATGTAGCAAACGAAAATGCCAAAAAGCTTACTGCAAGTGAAGGTTTATTTGATCAAAGTGATTGTGATTGGGAAAAATTAAGAGAAAAACTAAAAAGAGATGGTATAAGAAATGGTTATTTAATGGCCATAGCACCAACTTCTTCTATTTCTATTTTAGTGGGTACTACTCAAACAATTGAGCCTGTATATAAAAGAAAATGGTTTGAGCAAAATTTAAGTGGTATGATACCAACTGTAGTACCAAATTTAAGTGCTAATACTTGGCAGTATTATACTCCTGCTTATGAGCTTGATCAAAAAATCTTAGTAAAAGCAGCAGCGATTCGTGGTAAATGGATTGATCAAGGTCAATCGTTAAATATCTTTGTTTCTTTAGATAAAGCAAGTGGTGGATATTTAAATGAAATTTATCAACTTGCTTGGGAATTAGGTGTTAAATCGACTTATTATCTAAGAAGCGAAAGCCCTGATAGTCAAAAAGTAAATGATGATGTAGTTGATAGAACTATAGAATGTGAAGGTTGTCAATAAAAATGGAGAAATAAAATGTATACAAAAAACTCACTACCAGAGCTTACGCTTAGAGGTATAATACTAGGAAGTATTTTAACGATTATTTTTACTGCCTCAAATGTATATTTGGGGCTTAAAGTTGGTCTTACTTTTTCTACTTCTATTCCTGCTGTTGTGATCGCAATGGCTGTTTTAAAAATCTTTAAAGACTCTAATATTTTAGAAAATAATATGGTTCAAACTCAAGTTTCAGCCGCAGGTACGCTTTCAGCTGTGATTTTTGTTATACCAGGTCTTTTTATGTGTGGATATTGGTTTGAATTTCCACTTTGGCTTACTTTTATGCTCTGTCTTTGTGGGGGTGGATTAGGTGTACTTTTTACCATACCTTTGCGTAGAGCTATGGTGGTAGAGAGTAAATTAGCTTATCCCGAAGGAAGAGCTGCTGCTGAAATTTTAAAAGTGGCTAATAAAGATCAAGCTGATAAAAAAGGAAAAGTAGGCTTAAAAGAAATCACACTTGGTGTGGCTTTTGCTTCTGTGATAAGTCTTTTTTCAAGTGGTTTTAAACTACTTTCAAGTGGAAGTAGTTTTGCATTTATTTGGCAAAAAATGACTTTTGGTTTTTCTATGGGTTATTCAGTGGCGCTTTTGGGTGCTGGATACTTAGTGGGTATAGCTGGAGGTGTTGCATTGCTTGCGGGTATGGTGCTTGCTTGGATGGTTTTTGTGCCATATTTTTCTGCTAAAGAAAGTTTTGATACGAGTTTAAGTGCGCTTGATATAGCTAATCAAATTTGGGCTCAAAAAGTACGTTTAATAGGTACAGGAGCTATTGCTATAGCAGCATTATGGACTTTAATAGAACTTGCAAAACCTGTATATGATGGCATGAAAAATATGCTTAAAAAAACCTCATTAAACCTCTCACAAGATCCTAAAGATATGGATTTATCTTTAAAAGCTATGTTAGGTTTATTTGTACTTATGTGTATAGGTTTGTTTGTTTCATTTTATGCTTTTGTGACTGATTCAAATTTGGCAAGTGGTTATCAAATTCTTTTTGCCTTGGTAGGAACTTTAGTAGCTATTTTCATAGGCTTTTTTGTAGCTTCTGCTTGTGGATATATGGCAGGTTTGGTGGGTTCGTCATCTTCTCCTATTTCGGGTATAGGGCTAATTGGGATTATGATTTCTTCTTTGATTATTTTACTTTTGGGTTATCAAGTAGATTTATTTAGTGATCCTTTAATGTCTAAATTTGCCATCGCTTTTGCTATATTTACTACCAGTGTTATTTTAGCAACTGCTGCTATTTCTAATGATAATTTACAAGATTTAAAAACTGGTTATTTAGTGGGCGCAACTCCTTGGAAACAACAAGTTTCTTTAATTATAGGTTGTGTATTTGGAGCTTTAGCTATTGCTCCTGTTTTAAATTTATTATACCAAGCCTATGGTTTTGTGGGTGCAATGCCAAGAGAAGGAATGGATAAGGCAAATGCACTTGCTGCACCACAAGCAAATTTGATGAGCACTATAGCACAAGGCATTTTTAATGCTAATATCGATTGGAGTTATATTATAGCGGGAGCTTTTGTGGGCGTTGGTATAATCATTGTTGATCGTTTGTTAAGAAAGAAAAATATGTCTTTGCCACCTTTAGCTGTGGGTATAGGTATATATTTACCACCTGCTGTTAATATGCCTTTGTTTATAGGTGGATTATTAGCGTATTTAATCAAAAAGCGTTTAGAGCAAAGATATGCTAAAAATGCTCATAAAAAAGAACTCATTCAAGAGCATGAGCAAAAAGGAACCTTATTTGCCTCTGGTTTGATAGTAGGTGAGAGTTTATTTGGAGTACTAATAGCTGGTTTAACTGTGCTTTCTATTAGTAGAGGTGGGGCTGAAGATCCACTTGCTATTGCAACTTCATTTAAAGACGATGGGATTATAGGTTTTGTAGTTTTTGTAGCGATTATGC
This genomic stretch from Campylobacter lari subsp. concheus harbors:
- a CDS encoding aerobic ribonucleoside-diphosphate reductase Ia, B1 protein subunit NrdA — encoded protein: MKVLKRNGRTEELDVSKIKKYTTDAVANLENVSQSELEVDAKIQFRDGITTEEIQQTLIKTAVDKIDIDRPNWTFVAARLFLYDLYKKVSGFTGYKHLREYLEKGEKEGRILIGLKEKYDLDDLNAYIKPERDLQFTYLGIKTLYDRYLIKDSKGMPIELPQQMFMAIAMFLAQNELDSQTWAKKFYDLISTFEVMLATPTLSNARTTRHQLSSCYIGSTPDNIEGIFDSYQEMALLSKFGGGIGWDWSKVRAMGGSIDGHKNAAGGIIPFLKITNDIAVAVDQLGTRKGAIAVYIEPWHMDINDFLDLRKNSGEERRRAHELFPALWINDLFMKRVRANDKWTLFDPADTASLCDLYGEEFEKKYEEFEKDESIVKEIVDAKELWKKILLSYFESGLPFLCFKDSANRTNPNSHTGIIRSSNLCTEIFQNTEPNYYQIKIVFDDKTELHLDEDEELAIDGGYKKLAKKVSTLDSINGKKVYIVEKYKNEGKTAVCNLASINLSKINTKEDIQRVVPTAIRMLDNVIDLNFYPHVKVKNTNLKSRAIGLGVMGEAQMLAEAQIYWGSNEHFEKIDRIMEMISYEAILASSNLALEKGNYPDFEGSNWSKGIVPIDVANENAKKLTASEGLFDQSDCDWEKLREKLKRDGIRNGYLMAIAPTSSISILVGTTQTIEPVYKRKWFEQNLSGMIPTVVPNLSANTWQYYTPAYELDQKILVKAAAIRGKWIDQGQSLNIFVSLDKASGGYLNEIYQLAWELGVKSTYYLRSESPDSQKVNDDVVDRTIECEGCQ
- a CDS encoding OPT family oligopeptide transporter — protein: MYTKNSLPELTLRGIILGSILTIIFTASNVYLGLKVGLTFSTSIPAVVIAMAVLKIFKDSNILENNMVQTQVSAAGTLSAVIFVIPGLFMCGYWFEFPLWLTFMLCLCGGGLGVLFTIPLRRAMVVESKLAYPEGRAAAEILKVANKDQADKKGKVGLKEITLGVAFASVISLFSSGFKLLSSGSSFAFIWQKMTFGFSMGYSVALLGAGYLVGIAGGVALLAGMVLAWMVFVPYFSAKESFDTSLSALDIANQIWAQKVRLIGTGAIAIAALWTLIELAKPVYDGMKNMLKKTSLNLSQDPKDMDLSLKAMLGLFVLMCIGLFVSFYAFVTDSNLASGYQILFALVGTLVAIFIGFFVASACGYMAGLVGSSSSPISGIGLIGIMISSLIILLLGYQVDLFSDPLMSKFAIAFAIFTTSVILATAAISNDNLQDLKTGYLVGATPWKQQVSLIIGCVFGALAIAPVLNLLYQAYGFVGAMPREGMDKANALAAPQANLMSTIAQGIFNANIDWSYIIAGAFVGVGIIIVDRLLRKKNMSLPPLAVGIGIYLPPAVNMPLFIGGLLAYLIKKRLEQRYAKNAHKKELIQEHEQKGTLFASGLIVGESLFGVLIAGLTVLSISRGGAEDPLAIATSFKDDGIIGFVVFVAIMLIFARRVLKK